A window of Streptomyces broussonetiae genomic DNA:
GCGGCGCGAGAGCAGGGAGTACAGCTGGACGAGGAGGCCGTAGGAGCGGCCGGCGGGGGTGGGCAGCCGGTCGGGGGCGACGACGAGGTGGGCGCGGGTGCTGCGGCCGTCGGGCGCGACGGCGGTCAACCGGTGGACGCCGAGCGGGAGTTCGGCGACACCGTGCCACTCCCTGGCCCACCGCCCGGTCGGGACCTCACCCGGATCCCCGTCCCCGGTCGGGACCTCGCCCCCGTCCCGTTCTCCCCGTTCCCTGCGCTCCCCGGCCCGCCGCCCGCCGTGGTCCGGGTCCTGGCCGTGGCCCTGCTCCCGCTCGGTCTCGACGGTCAGCCGGGTACCGGCGGGCAGTGCGGCGAGGGCGGCGGGAGGCGGGGCGCCGGTCCAGTGGACCACCGTGGGCGGCAGCAGGCGCTCGCGCAGCTCCCGGTCGCGGACGGCGAGCGCGGCGCGTACGGCGTCCGGTCCGGCCGCCTCGACGCCGAGGGCGGCCAGCGCGGCGACCACGGCGGAGTCGGGAACCGGGACGGTACGGTCCGGGGCGGGGCTGTAGGAGGTGGCGACCCCGTACAGCTCGGCGAGCCGGGCCAGCTCCTGGGCCGGCGCCGGCGGCTCGTCGTTCGCCGCCGTCATCTACAGCCCCGGGCCGAAGAAGTCCGGGACGGGATCGGACTCGCTGGTCAGCGGGGCGGTCTCGGCGAGCGGCGGCTCACTGGTCAGGGGCTCGGCGTCGGGCAGCGGCGGTTCGCTGGTCAGGGGCGCCTGGGCGCAGGCGCTCTCCGCGCTGAAGACGCACGTGAGCGCCTCGTCGGTCGCGGCGGACGACTCCGCCACGGGTTTCCACTGGGCCGGGATCGTCGGTCGAGCCGGTGCGGCCACGGGGGTCTCCTGTCGGTCGAGGCCGGCCATACATGCCGGTTTGTGTACGACAGGCCTACCCCGTGACGGCGTCCGCACTCGCTCCCGTTCCCGGAGCACCTGAAGGGGGCGCGGGGAACCGCGCGAGCGAGTGCGGACGGACCCGCGGTCGCCGGCGAACCCCACCACGCCCCCGGCGGGCTCGGACAACCGCCCGCAGACGACACTGGCCCGGATCTAGGCAGAGATGCCGTCGATCCGGGCCAAGGCGTCATCCGCGCCGTACGGCTGCAAGTAGGGCAACCAGCGCGGGTCCCTGTGGCCGGTGCCGATGATGCGCCAGGCCAGGCCGGTCGGCGGAGCGGGTTTGTGGCGCAGGCGCCAGCCCAGCTCGACGAGATGGCGGTCGGCCTTGACGTGGTTGCAGCGGCGGCAGGACGCCACCACGTTGTCCCAGACGTGCTTGCCCCCGCGGCTGCGCGGGATGACGTGGTCGACGCTGGTTGCGACGCCACCGCAGTACATGCACCGGCCGCCGTCGCGCGCGAAGAGCGCACGGCGGGTGAGAGGAACGGGGCCACGGTAGGGAACCCGCACGAATCGCTTGAGCCGGACCACGCTGGGTGCGGGGACTGTGACGGTCGCGCTGTGCATATAGGCGCCGGATTCCTCGAGGGAGACAGCCTTGTTCTCCAGGACGAGGATGAGCGCGCGGCGGAGCGGTACGACGCCGAGCGGCTCGTACGACGCGTTGAGGACCAGGACATGCGGCACGGGGGCCTCCTTGGGCGTCGGCGGCGCGTGGCTCGCGCCGGGACGATCTGCAGTCAGTCTCCCCTCATGCCTGGTGAACGCGCCACCATGTCCCGGTAACGGGCTGGGAGTGTTTTCGACCACACCCGATACATCCCCCGGATCATGCCCTGCTCAAGCCAGGGTGAGTCCCGTCTCTCCTGCACCCTTCCTTGGCGTATTCGCGCGGGGCGCTCACAATGCCCCGTTAGTGTGGTGGTCCTGTCCGTCCGGTGACCTTTTCGTGACCTTGGAAGTCCCTGGAACCCTTGACCGCCCCGCCGGTACGGAACTCGCAACACCTGGAGGTACCTGCCGTGTCGTCCTTGCCCGTCGTCCTGCCGGCCGTCGGTGCGTCCCCGTCTCCCTCGCCCTCCGGGTCGACGCAGCCGGCCGTGCCCTCGCTCCAGGACGCCCAGGAGAGCGCGACGAACGCGGCGAGCTGGGTCGAGCAGAACTGGTCGACGTGGCTCGCGATGGGTCTGCAGATCCTGCTGATCGTGGTGACCGCGGTCGCGCTCCGAGCGGTGGTGCGGCGGGCGATCACCAAGCTGATAGAGCGCATGGGCCGGACCGCGCAGGCCATGGACGGCTCCGCGCTGGGCGGGCTGCTGGTGAACGCCGAGCGGCGGCGGCAGCGGTCGGCGGCGATAGGTTCGGTGCTCCGGTCGGTGGCGAGCTTCCTGATCATGGGCACGGCGGCGCTGATGGTGCTGTCCACCTTCAAGATCAACCTGGCGCCGCTGCTGGCGTCGGCCGGGGTGGCCGGCGTGGCGATCGGTTTCGGCGCGCGCAACCTGGTCACGGACTTCCTGTCCGGCGTGTTCATGATCCTGGAGGACCAGTACGGCGTCGGTGACGTGATCGATGCGGGCGTGGCGACCGGCGAGGTGGTCGAGGTCGGGCTGCGGGTGACCAAGCTGCGCGGCGCGGACGGCGAGATCTGGTACGTCCGCAACGGCGAGGTCAAGCGGATCGGCAACCTCTCGCAGGGCTGGGCGACGGCCGGGGTCGATGTGACGGTGCGCTCGAGCGAGGACCCGGACAAGGTCAAGGAGACGCTGGACACGGTCGCCGAGCACATGAGCAAGGAAGAGCCCTGGAACGAGCTGCTGTGGGGCCCGATCGAGGTGCTCGGCCTGGACTCGGTCCTGATCGACTCCATGGTGGTCCGGGTCTCGGCCAAGACGATGCCGGGCAAGGCGCTGACGGTGGAGCGCGAGCTGCGCTGGCGGATCAAGCGGGCCTTCGACGGGGCGCACATCCGCATCGTGGGCGGCGCCACGTCCGTGGAGGACGCAGAGGACACCCCCGACCCGACGGCGTCGGTCGCGGCCCCGTCGGCCTTCTCCAACGCGGACTCCGCGCAGGCGAAGGCGGCGACGCCGATAGTTCTGCAGCAGCCGGATCCTCCGGTCAAGTAGCGAGCGGAACGGTTCAGCACGCTCGTTCGAGTGAAGAGGCGGGGCGTCCCGGCGCACAGTGCGCACGAGGTGCCCCATCGTTCTGCCGGGGCACCCGGCGCGGGCTCAGCCCGGCACCAGCGGGACAAGGAGAACGAGCAACGAGCGATGAGCGCCGAACCCTCACGGAGCCGGTCATGACGCAGCAGGACCCCATCGACCTGTTGATCGCGATCGAAGAAGCGTCGGTGGCGACCCTCGGCGACCCCCTCCCCCTCCCCGCCCCTCACCTCACCCTCGACACGGCCCCGTTCGTCACCGACTGACCGGCCACGCACCCCGCCCCCGAGGTAACGACTCCGTTTCCTCGGGGACGTTGTCTATTGACGCCCCCTTCGTCCTGGGCTTACTTTCCTCCCATCCGAATAGGAAACTTTCCTAACAATGATCTTCTCGGCGGCCGGTGGTCATCTCGATGATCAAGACTGGACGTCCGGCCAGGTCACTGCGAAGCTGGGCGGCTGGAAAGGCAGGTGTCGACCCCCATGGCAGGAACCGCCGGTACGCCGGGCACCCCTCGCGTCCTGCGCGCCATGAACGACCGCGCCGCCCTGGACCTGCTGCTGGAGCACGGGCCGCTGTCGCGCACCCGGATCGGCAAGCTCACCGGCCTGTCCAAGCCCACCGCCTCCCAGCTGCTGGCCCGTCTCGAGGCGGCCGGACTGGTCCGGGTCACCGGCACCAGCGAGGGCCGGCCGGGCCCCAACGCCCAGCTGTACGCGGTGCATCCCGGCGCCGCGCACGCCGCCGGGCTCGACGTCACCCCGGAACGCATCCGTGCCGCCGTCGCCGACATCACCGGCCGCACGGTCGGCGAGTACGAACTGCCCACCCCTGGGCGCCGTCCCGCGCAGCCCGTCGTCCAGCGGGTGACGGACGCGCTCGACGGCGCGGTGAAGGCGGCCGGGCTCGCGCGCCGCGACGTGCACCGGCTGGTCATCGGCACCCCGGGCGCCTTCGACCCCAACACCGGCCGGCTGCGCTACGCCTCCCACCTGCCCGGCTGGCACTCCCCCGCGCTGCTCGACGACCTCGCCGCGGCCCTGCCGATGCCGGTGGAGTACGAGAACGACGTCAACCTCGTCGCCCTCGCCGAACAACGGCTCGGCGCGGCCCGGGGCCACGGGGACTTCGTCCTGCTGTGGAACCAGGAGGGGCTCGGCGCCGCCCTGATCCTCGGCGGCCGGCTGCACCGGGGCTGGACGGGCGGCGCCGGCGAGGTCGGCTTCCTGCCGGTGCCGGGCACGCCCCTGGTGCGCCAGGTGACCAAGGCCAACAGCGGCGGCTACCAGGAGCTGGCCGGCTCCCAGGCCGTACCCGGACTGGCCCGCGAACTCGGCATCACGGACGTGCCGTCGGGGCCGTACACCGAGGTCGCCGCCGCACTGGTCGCCCGCGCCGCCGACCACACCCGCGGCCCCTACCGTGAGCTGCTGCAGACCTACGCGACCCGGCTGGCCACCGGTCTCGCCTCGCTCGTCTCCGTCCTCGACCCCGAACTCGTCGTCCTCAGCGGCTCCGCCCTGACGGCCGGCGGCGAGGTCCTGCGCGCCCTCGTCCAGGCCGAGCTGGAGGAGCTGGCGGCGGCCCGGCCCCGGCTGGTCGTCGGCGACGTCCGCGAACACCCCGTCCTGCGCGGCGCGTTGGAGAGCGCACTCGCCGCCACCCGCGACGAGGTCTTCGACACCTCGCGCTGAGTCACGCCCCCCTCTCACCCACCCCGTCCCTCTGGGAGACCTCGCCATGCCCGAAGTCATACCCTCGGCTGTCCGGAAGACGGCTTTTGTCGTGACCGCCTCGCTCGCCCTGCTGACCACCGCCTGTACGGGGCAGTCCGGCTCCGGTGCCTCGGACGACCCCACGAAGGACACGACGATCAACTTCTGGCACGCCTGGAGCGCGCCGAACGAGGTGCAGGCCGTCAAGACGCTGGTCTCCGGCTTCGAGAAGGCGCACCCCAACATCCATGTGAACGTCGTCGGCAACATGACCGACGACAAGATCAACCAGGCGCTGCGGTCGGGCGGCGACAAGGCCCCCGACGTCATCTCCTCCTTCACCACCAACAATGTGGGCAAGTTCTGCTCCTCGGGCGCGCTGGTGGACCTCAACCCCTTCTTCAAGAAGTCGGGCATCGATCCCACCGCGACCTTCCCGAGGACGATGAACGAGTACACCCGGTTCGAGGGCAACCGCTGTACGGTGCCGCTGCTCGGGGACGCGTACGGGCTCTACTACAACAAGACGGAGTTCAAGAAGGCGGGCATCTCCCGCCCGCCCAGAACCTGGTCCGAATTCGAGGCCGACGCCCGGAAACTCACCATCCCCGGCGGCGACTCCTACAAGCAGCTCGGTTTCATGCCGGACTACCACGGCTGGGAGACCACCACCGAGCACTACTTCGCGCAGTTCTCACCGACGTACTTCGCCAAGGACGGCACGTCGAACCTGGCCAAGGACCCGGCCTTCGAACAGGGATTCAGCCTCCAGAAGCGCCTGGTGGACGAACTCGGCGGATTCCAGAAGCTGGAGAAGTTCCGCTCGACGCTCGGTGACGAGTGGGGACCCAGGCATCCGTTCCACACCGGGCAGGTCGCCATGCAGCTCGACGGCGAGTGGCGGCTCGGGATGGCGCTGGCCGCCAAGCCCAACTTCGACATCGGGGTCGCCCCGCTGCCCGTCCCCGACGACCGGGCCGCGCAGTACGGCAAGGGCTACATCACCGG
This region includes:
- a CDS encoding ABC transporter substrate-binding protein, encoding MPEVIPSAVRKTAFVVTASLALLTTACTGQSGSGASDDPTKDTTINFWHAWSAPNEVQAVKTLVSGFEKAHPNIHVNVVGNMTDDKINQALRSGGDKAPDVISSFTTNNVGKFCSSGALVDLNPFFKKSGIDPTATFPRTMNEYTRFEGNRCTVPLLGDAYGLYYNKTEFKKAGISRPPRTWSEFEADARKLTIPGGDSYKQLGFMPDYHGWETTTEHYFAQFSPTYFAKDGTSNLAKDPAFEQGFSLQKRLVDELGGFQKLEKFRSTLGDEWGPRHPFHTGQVAMQLDGEWRLGMALAAKPNFDIGVAPLPVPDDRAAQYGKGYITGTIAGISASSHKQNAAWEFVKYITTDTDAVVGFSNDLHNVPSTLAALKSPKLKYDPRFKTFLDIAADPNSTTTPASVNGGVYLATIQQLGYDYESGKVTDLKAGLKKTAAQIDTDIAQAK
- a CDS encoding mechanosensitive ion channel family protein — its product is MSSLPVVLPAVGASPSPSPSGSTQPAVPSLQDAQESATNAASWVEQNWSTWLAMGLQILLIVVTAVALRAVVRRAITKLIERMGRTAQAMDGSALGGLLVNAERRRQRSAAIGSVLRSVASFLIMGTAALMVLSTFKINLAPLLASAGVAGVAIGFGARNLVTDFLSGVFMILEDQYGVGDVIDAGVATGEVVEVGLRVTKLRGADGEIWYVRNGEVKRIGNLSQGWATAGVDVTVRSSEDPDKVKETLDTVAEHMSKEEPWNELLWGPIEVLGLDSVLIDSMVVRVSAKTMPGKALTVERELRWRIKRAFDGAHIRIVGGATSVEDAEDTPDPTASVAAPSAFSNADSAQAKAATPIVLQQPDPPVK
- a CDS encoding ROK family transcriptional regulator, whose amino-acid sequence is MAGTAGTPGTPRVLRAMNDRAALDLLLEHGPLSRTRIGKLTGLSKPTASQLLARLEAAGLVRVTGTSEGRPGPNAQLYAVHPGAAHAAGLDVTPERIRAAVADITGRTVGEYELPTPGRRPAQPVVQRVTDALDGAVKAAGLARRDVHRLVIGTPGAFDPNTGRLRYASHLPGWHSPALLDDLAAALPMPVEYENDVNLVALAEQRLGAARGHGDFVLLWNQEGLGAALILGGRLHRGWTGGAGEVGFLPVPGTPLVRQVTKANSGGYQELAGSQAVPGLARELGITDVPSGPYTEVAAALVARAADHTRGPYRELLQTYATRLATGLASLVSVLDPELVVLSGSALTAGGEVLRALVQAELEELAAARPRLVVGDVREHPVLRGALESALAATRDEVFDTSR
- a CDS encoding HNH endonuclease → MPHVLVLNASYEPLGVVPLRRALILVLENKAVSLEESGAYMHSATVTVPAPSVVRLKRFVRVPYRGPVPLTRRALFARDGGRCMYCGGVATSVDHVIPRSRGGKHVWDNVVASCRRCNHVKADRHLVELGWRLRHKPAPPTGLAWRIIGTGHRDPRWLPYLQPYGADDALARIDGISA